A window of Malania oleifera isolate guangnan ecotype guangnan chromosome 5, ASM2987363v1, whole genome shotgun sequence contains these coding sequences:
- the LOC131155804 gene encoding 1-aminocyclopropane-1-carboxylate oxidase homolog 1-like isoform X1, producing MEVTCEVGGESIALSGYDRAKEVEEFDQTKAGVKGLVDAGVVKIPRFFIHPTEKKQEKSSSADGGFHLQVPVIDFQGIETSRRREVVSQIGMAAETWGFFQILNHGVPLNVTEEMLKGVRQFHEQPMELKMELYSRDPAQPVRYYCNGDLHVSGAANWRDSIACDFYDDTMDCKALPLACRYWFFSSVSIRKSPRMGGLPLILYFRISFCREAIVQYMNCIFMLRNTLSDLLSEALGLSSNFLAHMECMKSESLVCHYYPACPEPDLTLGTTKHSDPSFLTILLQDKIGGLQVLHQDQWVDVPPIQGALVVNMGDLVQLITNDKFRSVEHRVLAGRIGPRVSAACFFYPSTAKISKPYGPIKEFTSDSDPPIYRETSLCEYLAYYRSKGLDGNSALPYFRL from the exons ATGGAAGTCACCTGCGAGGTTGGAGGGGAATCCATTGCTCTGTCAGGCTACGACAGAGCAAAAGAAGTGGAGGAGTTTGATCAAACAAAGGCTGGAGTGAAAGGACTTGTAGATGCTGGCGTTGTAAAAATTCCCAGATTCTTCATTCACCCAACAGAGAAAAAACAAGAGAAGTCATCATCTGCAGATGGTGGTTTCCACCTCCAGGTACCAGTGATAGATTTCCAAGGCATCGAAACCAGCCGGAGAAGGGAAGTTGTATCCCAAATTGGCATGGCAGCAGAAACATGGGGCTTCTTCCAGATTTTAAACCATGGAGTTCCACTTAACGTGACTGAAGAGATGCTGAAAGGCGTGAGGCAGTTCCACGAGCAGCCCATGGAGTTGAAGATGGAGCTGTATTCCCGGGATCCTGCACAACCCGTCAGGTATTACTGCAATGGCGATCTTCACGTGTCGGGAGCTGCAAACTGGAGGGACTCCATAGCTTGTGATTTCTATGATGACACGATGGACTGCAAAGCACTCCCTCTTGCTTGCAGGTACTGGTTCTTCAGCAGTGTTAGCATTCGCAAGTCCCCCAGAATGGGAGGTTTACCACTGATTCTTTATTTTCGGATTTCGTTTTGCAGAGAAGCAATAGTTCAGTACATGAACTGCATTTTCATGCTGAGAAATACACTCTCTGATCTACTGTCCGAAGCTTTGGGCCTTAGCAGCAACTTCCTAGCGCACATGGAATGCATGAAATCTGAATCACTGGTGTGCCACTATTACCCGGCTTGTCCTGAACCAGACTTGACTCTAGGCACAACAAAGCATTCGGATCCTTCTTTTCTAACCATACTCCTGCAAGATAAGATTGGAGGCCTCCAAGTTCTTCATCAAGATCAATGGGTGGATGTGCCACCCATACAGGGAGCTTTAGTAGTCAATATGGGTGACTTGGTGCAG CTCATCACCAATGATAAGTTCAGAAGTGTGGAGCACAGGGTGCTGGCAGGACGGATTGGACCGAGGGTTTCAGCAGCCTGTTTTTTCTATCCAAGTACAGCAAAAATATCCAAACCATATGGGCCAATAAAGGAATTCACATCAGACAGCGATCCTCCAATTTACAGGGAAACCAGTTTATGTGAATATCTGGCATATTACAGGTCAAAAGGACTAGACGGTAACTCTGCCCTTCCTTACTTCAGGCTGTAA
- the LOC131155804 gene encoding 1-aminocyclopropane-1-carboxylate oxidase homolog 1-like isoform X2: protein MEVTCEVGGESIALSGYDRAKEVEEFDQTKAGVKGLVDAGVVKIPRFFIHPTEKKQEKSSSADGGFHLQVPVIDFQGIETSRRREVVSQIGMAAETWGFFQILNHGVPLNVTEEMLKGVRQFHEQPMELKMELYSRDPAQPVRYYCNGDLHVSGAANWRDSIACDFYDDTMDCKALPLACREAIVQYMNCIFMLRNTLSDLLSEALGLSSNFLAHMECMKSESLVCHYYPACPEPDLTLGTTKHSDPSFLTILLQDKIGGLQVLHQDQWVDVPPIQGALVVNMGDLVQLITNDKFRSVEHRVLAGRIGPRVSAACFFYPSTAKISKPYGPIKEFTSDSDPPIYRETSLCEYLAYYRSKGLDGNSALPYFRL, encoded by the exons ATGGAAGTCACCTGCGAGGTTGGAGGGGAATCCATTGCTCTGTCAGGCTACGACAGAGCAAAAGAAGTGGAGGAGTTTGATCAAACAAAGGCTGGAGTGAAAGGACTTGTAGATGCTGGCGTTGTAAAAATTCCCAGATTCTTCATTCACCCAACAGAGAAAAAACAAGAGAAGTCATCATCTGCAGATGGTGGTTTCCACCTCCAGGTACCAGTGATAGATTTCCAAGGCATCGAAACCAGCCGGAGAAGGGAAGTTGTATCCCAAATTGGCATGGCAGCAGAAACATGGGGCTTCTTCCAGATTTTAAACCATGGAGTTCCACTTAACGTGACTGAAGAGATGCTGAAAGGCGTGAGGCAGTTCCACGAGCAGCCCATGGAGTTGAAGATGGAGCTGTATTCCCGGGATCCTGCACAACCCGTCAGGTATTACTGCAATGGCGATCTTCACGTGTCGGGAGCTGCAAACTGGAGGGACTCCATAGCTTGTGATTTCTATGATGACACGATGGACTGCAAAGCACTCCCTCTTGCTTGCAG AGAAGCAATAGTTCAGTACATGAACTGCATTTTCATGCTGAGAAATACACTCTCTGATCTACTGTCCGAAGCTTTGGGCCTTAGCAGCAACTTCCTAGCGCACATGGAATGCATGAAATCTGAATCACTGGTGTGCCACTATTACCCGGCTTGTCCTGAACCAGACTTGACTCTAGGCACAACAAAGCATTCGGATCCTTCTTTTCTAACCATACTCCTGCAAGATAAGATTGGAGGCCTCCAAGTTCTTCATCAAGATCAATGGGTGGATGTGCCACCCATACAGGGAGCTTTAGTAGTCAATATGGGTGACTTGGTGCAG CTCATCACCAATGATAAGTTCAGAAGTGTGGAGCACAGGGTGCTGGCAGGACGGATTGGACCGAGGGTTTCAGCAGCCTGTTTTTTCTATCCAAGTACAGCAAAAATATCCAAACCATATGGGCCAATAAAGGAATTCACATCAGACAGCGATCCTCCAATTTACAGGGAAACCAGTTTATGTGAATATCTGGCATATTACAGGTCAAAAGGACTAGACGGTAACTCTGCCCTTCCTTACTTCAGGCTGTAA